A window of Paenibacillus polygoni contains these coding sequences:
- a CDS encoding FAS1-like dehydratase domain-containing protein produces the protein MNKLQKRIYVSAKSITQYAKSIEFPMPTPSGELIAPATMPIIFWSEFDIPWLPMNEPLIHGSQQFSYEAPLTAGMTLDCELSLQKVEKKAGRHGSLTLYTHSLVCTSKNKLIVTAETVLISVGDGL, from the coding sequence ATGAATAAGCTTCAGAAGCGGATTTATGTATCTGCGAAGTCGATAACTCAGTATGCGAAGAGCATCGAATTCCCCATGCCAACACCAAGCGGTGAGTTGATTGCCCCAGCCACAATGCCGATTATTTTTTGGAGTGAATTTGATATTCCGTGGCTTCCTATGAACGAACCTCTAATTCATGGATCACAGCAATTTAGCTACGAGGCTCCACTTACGGCGGGTATGACTCTGGATTGTGAATTATCGTTACAAAAAGTAGAAAAAAAAGCAGGACGGCATGGGAGTTTGACCTTGTATACTCATAGCCTCGTGTGTACCAGTAAGAACAAACTTATCGTTACAGCAGAAACGGTATTAATCTCCGTAGGTGATGGATTATGA
- a CDS encoding thiolase family protein: MREAVVVMAKRTPIGKMGGIFSELEPESLLAPLIEHIVSATNLQRDLIDDIIIGNVVGPGGNIARVAALEAGLPVTVPGVTIDRQCGSGLEAINIAARLVQSGAGEVYLAGGVESTSRAPWKMTKPQTLMGVPQLYTRASFTPSAYGDPDMGVAAENVAEKYEISREEQDEYALKSHQKAIHSQQLGRFDEEIVPIQSNGEWVDTDECPRANTSFAKLQKLPPIFRDQGTVTAGNACPINDGAALVLIMSRDKCTELKLQPILRFVDAQAAGVDPHYLGIGPVPAVQKLLSRQQLTVEDIDLVEFNEAFASQVLASLKELQIPEDKVNRGGGSLAIGHPYGASGAILMTRLCAEMLRKPYKRGLATLGIGGGIGLATLVEAVK; the protein is encoded by the coding sequence ATGAGAGAGGCTGTCGTTGTCATGGCAAAACGTACACCGATCGGTAAAATGGGCGGGATTTTTAGTGAGCTGGAACCGGAGTCCTTATTAGCACCGCTTATTGAGCATATCGTATCTGCGACAAACTTGCAGAGGGACCTCATTGATGACATTATTATTGGCAATGTGGTAGGACCAGGGGGTAATATTGCACGAGTAGCTGCACTCGAAGCGGGGCTTCCTGTCACGGTACCTGGTGTCACCATTGATCGGCAGTGCGGTTCCGGTTTAGAGGCGATTAATATTGCAGCGAGGCTAGTTCAGAGTGGTGCGGGTGAAGTATATTTAGCAGGCGGGGTCGAAAGTACAAGCCGTGCTCCATGGAAAATGACCAAGCCGCAAACCTTAATGGGCGTACCACAGCTATATACGCGGGCCTCTTTCACTCCAAGTGCATACGGCGACCCAGATATGGGCGTTGCTGCGGAGAATGTAGCTGAAAAGTATGAGATATCCAGAGAAGAACAAGATGAGTATGCTTTGAAGAGCCATCAAAAAGCAATACATTCACAGCAATTGGGAAGATTTGATGAGGAGATTGTTCCTATTCAGTCGAATGGAGAATGGGTGGATACGGACGAATGTCCAAGAGCCAATACGAGTTTTGCGAAATTGCAGAAATTACCGCCTATCTTTCGGGATCAAGGTACGGTTACTGCTGGTAACGCATGTCCAATCAATGATGGTGCTGCACTGGTTCTTATCATGTCCCGTGATAAATGTACTGAGCTCAAATTACAGCCTATCTTACGTTTTGTGGATGCGCAGGCGGCAGGGGTAGATCCACATTACTTAGGGATCGGGCCCGTTCCTGCTGTCCAAAAATTGTTAAGCCGTCAGCAGCTGACAGTGGAGGATATAGATCTCGTTGAATTCAATGAAGCTTTTGCTTCACAAGTATTGGCCTCATTAAAAGAGCTTCAGATTCCAGAGGATAAGGTCAATCGTGGTGGTGGTTCGCTGGCGATCGGTCATCCTTACGGTGCATCCGGCGCTATTTTAATGACGCGATTATGTGCTGAAATGCTGCGAAAACCTTACAAACGCGGGCTTGCTACACTTGGTATTGGCGGAGGAATTGGTCTTGCGACCTTAGTGGAGGCGGTGAAATGA
- a CDS encoding AMP-binding protein — translation MNIVKPILRHAAVQPDKIALSHNGSSLSYSELVTRIKKIAHGFKQKGLHHDKIAILSTNRTQFVEVFLAAIFAGCVPIPLDPKWSQAEVNAILQRCDPRIIFTEKTYANKLIRCDNEIQLLTIASEDEGSYYDWIESFEPTAEVDETNELLFIGFTSGTTGVPKGYMRSHLSWMKSFEATNEAFEFHNMEHIMAPGPFVHSLSLFALLQSLVSGATFHIVDHFDPKKVLELCERNPDMILFVVPTMIESMMKEATPGRAHMQALISSGGKWSEASKQRAKEIFGGAKLYEFYGSSEASYISYIDVYAENKPNSVGKSFQGVEISIRDEHFKEVPEGQIGQLYIRSDMMFSGYYGLPNETANIFREGWLMLGDYVSKDEDGYLHLAGRAKNMIVSGGLNVFAEEVESVMKLIPAIKEVMVLGLPDDYWGEQVTALVQWSGEENLSIEEIKNHCRRYLASYKAPKQLITVDQFIYTSSGKVARHAMKEYMKEVMI, via the coding sequence TTGAATATAGTAAAGCCGATATTGCGACATGCAGCGGTTCAGCCAGATAAAATTGCTTTATCTCATAATGGATCTAGTCTTTCTTACTCTGAATTAGTAACCAGGATCAAAAAAATCGCCCATGGTTTCAAACAGAAGGGTCTCCATCATGATAAGATTGCCATTTTATCTACGAATCGCACCCAGTTTGTGGAAGTTTTTCTTGCAGCCATCTTTGCAGGCTGCGTGCCTATACCTCTAGATCCAAAATGGAGTCAGGCAGAGGTTAATGCCATTTTACAGCGATGTGATCCTCGTATAATTTTTACGGAGAAAACATACGCGAATAAACTGATTAGGTGCGATAACGAGATTCAGCTGCTTACCATTGCTTCCGAAGATGAGGGCTCGTATTACGATTGGATCGAATCTTTCGAGCCAACAGCCGAAGTGGATGAAACGAACGAATTATTATTTATCGGTTTCACATCAGGTACAACAGGAGTGCCCAAGGGGTATATGCGTAGTCATTTGTCTTGGATGAAAAGCTTTGAAGCAACAAATGAAGCCTTCGAGTTTCACAACATGGAACATATTATGGCACCAGGTCCCTTCGTTCACTCTTTGTCGTTATTTGCTTTATTACAGAGTCTCGTAAGTGGGGCGACATTTCATATCGTAGACCATTTTGATCCTAAGAAGGTACTGGAACTATGCGAACGTAATCCTGACATGATTTTATTTGTTGTTCCTACGATGATTGAATCGATGATGAAGGAAGCTACTCCAGGCAGGGCACATATGCAAGCCCTGATCAGTTCGGGAGGAAAATGGTCCGAAGCATCCAAGCAAAGGGCCAAGGAGATCTTTGGCGGAGCAAAGCTTTACGAATTTTATGGTTCTTCTGAAGCGAGCTATATCAGTTATATTGATGTATATGCAGAAAATAAACCGAATTCGGTTGGGAAATCATTTCAAGGCGTAGAAATCTCGATTCGCGATGAACATTTTAAAGAGGTGCCTGAGGGACAGATCGGACAGCTATATATTCGAAGTGACATGATGTTTTCAGGGTATTACGGATTACCTAACGAAACGGCAAATATCTTCCGTGAAGGATGGCTTATGCTTGGAGACTATGTATCGAAGGATGAGGATGGATATTTGCATTTGGCCGGTCGTGCTAAAAATATGATCGTATCGGGAGGCCTGAATGTTTTTGCTGAGGAAGTCGAGTCCGTTATGAAGCTTATTCCGGCGATCAAAGAAGTAATGGTACTTGGGCTGCCGGATGACTATTGGGGAGAACAAGTGACAGCACTTGTACAATGGAGTGGAGAAGAAAACCTATCCATAGAAGAAATAAAAAATCATTGCCGCAGGTACTTAGCCAGTTACAAAGCCCCGAAACAACTCATTACAGTGGATCAATTCATCTATACTAGCAGCGGAAAGGTCGCTCGCCATGCGATGAAAGAATACATGAAAGAAGTGATGATATGA
- a CDS encoding biotin transporter BioY, with translation MKTKEMVFAALFAAFIGVLGLIPPIPLGFIPVPITAQTLGVMLAGCFLGKKTAGLSLILFIVLVSLGLPLLSGGRGGLSAIIGPGAGYILSWPIAAFCIGFMTEKVWGKLKTWKLFMINFVFGVLLVSLIGAPVMALVTNTSIWAGLIGALAFIPGDCIKALIAAIVAVQLKTISPIEDKVHRSLNTEI, from the coding sequence TTGAAGACAAAAGAAATGGTATTTGCCGCATTATTTGCAGCGTTCATAGGAGTATTAGGATTGATTCCACCCATTCCTTTAGGATTTATTCCTGTTCCAATCACTGCTCAAACTCTTGGTGTCATGCTGGCAGGATGTTTTTTAGGAAAGAAAACGGCTGGACTTAGTTTAATTTTATTTATCGTATTAGTTTCATTAGGTTTACCATTATTATCCGGCGGCCGGGGAGGTCTATCTGCTATAATTGGACCGGGGGCAGGATACATACTAAGCTGGCCCATTGCCGCATTCTGTATAGGGTTTATGACGGAAAAGGTATGGGGTAAGCTAAAAACATGGAAATTATTTATGATTAATTTTGTTTTTGGTGTCTTGCTTGTTAGTTTAATTGGTGCACCCGTTATGGCGCTCGTAACGAATACATCAATTTGGGCTGGCCTTATAGGAGCTCTGGCATTCATACCAGGAGATTGTATCAAAGCACTCATTGCAGCGATCGTTGCAGTTCAATTAAAAACCATCAGTCCCATTGAAGATAAAGTCCATCGATCCTTAAATACGGAAATTTAA
- a CDS encoding PHP domain-containing protein, with protein sequence MLIDLHTHGKLSKQSDFSLDYFHEMMQEAKLNGLDAVALTEHFNTKNYEAIYEGLDSAFPYNGHYYEAHGVRVFPGIEVDIRETGHILLIGKKEKILAIRTELEPYTSKENFIPFAQLLKLADTYHLLKIGGHPFRDSTPLHQLNRELLIQLDALDLNAKDLYKQGVEVNRQKLEPFAEELGLPIVAGSDTHQCLQYGSVVNRFNEPIHTVEDLKQAIKNRRYEIEISAALDIKVKASVMLKKVLKQLKGEPPSREELEEVYTS encoded by the coding sequence ATGTTAATCGATTTACACACCCACGGAAAACTATCCAAACAATCCGATTTCTCACTGGATTATTTTCACGAAATGATGCAAGAAGCAAAATTGAACGGGTTAGATGCGGTAGCATTAACCGAACATTTTAATACAAAAAACTATGAAGCGATATATGAAGGACTTGATTCCGCCTTCCCTTATAATGGTCACTACTATGAAGCCCATGGGGTTCGGGTATTCCCAGGAATCGAAGTCGATATAAGAGAAACAGGACATATTCTGCTGATAGGGAAAAAGGAAAAGATCTTGGCCATTCGAACGGAGCTTGAACCATATACCTCGAAAGAAAACTTCATCCCATTTGCGCAGCTGTTAAAGCTTGCTGATACGTACCATCTATTAAAAATTGGAGGACATCCCTTCCGGGATTCAACTCCGCTGCATCAATTAAATAGAGAACTGCTCATTCAATTAGATGCACTGGATCTCAATGCAAAAGATTTATATAAACAAGGAGTAGAAGTGAATCGTCAGAAATTAGAACCGTTTGCTGAGGAGCTTGGTCTTCCCATTGTCGCAGGTAGCGATACTCATCAGTGTCTGCAATATGGAAGCGTTGTGAATCGTTTCAATGAACCCATTCATACGGTGGAAGATCTGAAGCAAGCAATTAAGAATCGTAGATATGAGATTGAAATCTCCGCAGCACTTGATATAAAAGTCAAAGCATCTGTGATGCTGAAGAAAGTACTTAAACAATTAAAAGGTGAACCGCCTTCCCGCGAAGAACTGGAGGAAGTATACACCAGCTAA
- a CDS encoding energy-coupling factor transporter transmembrane component T family protein: MEIVKKTLDRISVERIKLELLGTAYGNSTTFIGRLDPRTLLSWYLFFAIVPWFIHNRTILIGMFVLMVGMTVLSRVSSILIFILCLGLAGQVGWMFLFSMLFGGDLTSLLPLLTLTLKLSVISLASIAVFSSMDPEKLSDGLSALGVPDTFSFSLSYGYRILPTLLEEFHQILLSFRLRGRSPDRPGFLYIRVIIYYLRLTVLCFYPLMLNTAKRSRTTVEALETRGFTYGLNNREVKKMRLSYLKLGMLDLYFIAFSILYIIWLFWFGLKFPSILY; this comes from the coding sequence GTGGAAATCGTCAAAAAGACACTTGACCGCATCTCTGTAGAACGAATCAAGCTGGAATTACTCGGTACGGCTTATGGTAATTCCACCACATTTATCGGGCGGCTTGATCCGCGTACGCTTTTATCTTGGTATTTGTTTTTTGCCATCGTTCCCTGGTTTATTCATAACCGGACGATTCTAATCGGCATGTTCGTACTTATGGTAGGTATGACGGTGTTATCTCGGGTTAGTTCCATCCTTATATTCATATTATGTTTAGGACTGGCCGGTCAAGTAGGGTGGATGTTCTTATTCTCGATGCTGTTTGGAGGCGATTTAACTTCCCTCTTACCTCTCCTTACGTTAACGCTGAAGTTATCGGTGATTTCACTGGCCAGTATCGCTGTATTTTCAAGTATGGACCCGGAAAAATTAAGTGATGGCCTGTCCGCTCTCGGTGTACCGGATACATTCTCATTTAGTTTGTCATACGGGTACCGCATTCTACCTACTCTATTAGAAGAGTTTCATCAAATTCTGTTGTCTTTCCGTCTAAGAGGAAGGTCTCCCGATCGGCCTGGTTTTCTCTACATTCGGGTCATCATTTATTATCTGCGACTGACGGTGCTTTGTTTCTATCCGCTGATGTTAAATACGGCCAAACGTTCCAGAACCACGGTTGAAGCACTTGAAACACGAGGGTTCACCTATGGACTTAATAACCGTGAGGTGAAAAAGATGAGATTATCCTATCTTAAACTCGGCATGCTAGATTTGTATTTTATTGCATTTTCTATTCTTTATATCATCTGGTTGTTCTGGTTCGGTCTGAAATTCCCATCCATTTTGTATTAA
- a CDS encoding ABC transporter ATP-binding protein, protein MREPLIELSHVSFTYPGSEQPVLSDVSLTMYPGDFTAIIGSNGSGKSTLCKLFNGLIPHYYTGDYVGESVICGQSSETSSVAELSRKVGYVYQDFENQLVRPTVLDDVVFTPLNYGYADYQARGQKALMMMGLSNVKDEFIWSLSGGQKHLLALAGALAMDPDILVIDEPISQLDPQHARHIYDILKRLNEDYGKTIVVIEHHAEFIADYCKEVVLMDQGKVAWKRPTREALSSVETLLGLGIYPPQVTQAAWLDLKNRGSLPQGGTLLPVHITEGEKWFQSRQVTLTHGNIEKPPVVTEPSIQKKVVVAEDVRLSYRTIHKKMHPVLDGVNVTLHSGEAVAIIGNNGAGKSSLLKLIAGIVKPTGGYLNVNGFSLKGMSPERMAGHVSYVYQNPEEMFIEDSVEKEVGYYVHAHRLPDAEERIQSVLESFRLTGLKDRDARLLSGGQQRRVALAIGAAIQPSIMLLDEPTANLDIATKQEMLSVLSTLKSHVETVAIATHDMQLVAEWASRIIVMHEGIVIADGTKEQIFEDERLLVRAGLLPTQLMELSRCLGLPKICYSLDEFISFYTPREQSQRKGEDTAWKSSKRHLTASL, encoded by the coding sequence ATGCGTGAGCCTTTAATTGAATTATCACATGTTTCTTTTACATATCCCGGGTCTGAGCAGCCTGTATTGAGTGATGTATCGTTAACAATGTACCCTGGAGATTTCACAGCGATTATTGGAAGTAACGGTTCAGGGAAGTCCACGCTTTGTAAACTATTTAATGGTCTGATTCCTCATTATTATACGGGAGATTACGTAGGAGAGTCCGTCATATGCGGGCAATCGTCTGAGACCAGCAGTGTTGCGGAACTATCGAGAAAGGTAGGATATGTATACCAAGATTTCGAGAATCAACTGGTTCGTCCGACCGTACTTGATGATGTCGTTTTTACCCCGCTCAACTACGGTTATGCTGACTATCAAGCTCGTGGTCAAAAAGCACTGATGATGATGGGGCTGTCTAATGTAAAAGATGAATTCATTTGGTCACTCAGCGGCGGACAAAAACATCTGCTCGCACTTGCGGGAGCGCTTGCTATGGATCCGGACATTTTAGTGATTGATGAGCCGATATCACAGCTTGATCCGCAGCATGCGAGGCATATCTATGATATTTTAAAACGCTTAAACGAAGATTACGGAAAAACCATTGTTGTCATCGAACATCATGCCGAATTTATCGCTGACTATTGTAAGGAAGTTGTTCTCATGGATCAAGGAAAGGTCGCTTGGAAGCGTCCAACTCGGGAAGCTCTATCCTCGGTAGAAACGTTACTTGGGCTTGGGATCTATCCGCCGCAAGTGACTCAAGCAGCATGGCTAGATTTGAAGAATCGCGGATCATTACCACAAGGCGGGACTTTACTTCCGGTTCATATCACAGAAGGAGAAAAGTGGTTTCAATCGCGCCAAGTAACCTTGACTCATGGAAACATAGAAAAACCACCAGTGGTCACAGAGCCCAGTATTCAAAAAAAAGTAGTTGTGGCAGAAGATGTTCGTTTATCATATCGCACCATTCATAAGAAGATGCACCCTGTACTGGATGGAGTGAATGTAACTTTGCACTCTGGTGAAGCCGTGGCGATTATCGGCAATAACGGTGCAGGGAAATCATCCTTACTTAAACTGATCGCAGGAATCGTAAAACCTACGGGCGGATACTTGAATGTGAATGGATTTTCGCTAAAAGGGATGAGCCCCGAGCGAATGGCAGGACATGTATCCTATGTATATCAGAACCCCGAAGAGATGTTTATTGAGGACTCTGTTGAAAAAGAAGTCGGTTATTATGTTCATGCCCACCGTTTGCCGGATGCGGAAGAACGTATTCAGAGCGTACTCGAAAGCTTCCGCCTTACTGGACTTAAGGACCGTGACGCAAGACTGCTCAGCGGGGGGCAGCAGCGGCGTGTAGCTTTAGCGATTGGAGCCGCTATACAGCCATCCATTATGCTCCTAGATGAACCAACAGCAAATTTGGATATTGCAACAAAGCAGGAGATGCTCAGTGTACTCTCTACTTTGAAATCACATGTTGAGACGGTCGCTATCGCAACTCACGATATGCAGCTTGTGGCGGAGTGGGCAAGCCGGATCATTGTGATGCATGAGGGGATTGTCATTGCGGACGGTACGAAGGAACAGATCTTTGAAGATGAGAGACTTCTTGTACGAGCGGGTCTGCTTCCTACGCAGCTCATGGAACTTAGCCGGTGTCTCGGATTGCCGAAAATTTGTTACTCGCTGGATGAATTCATTTCGTTTTACACACCTAGAGAACAATCTCAACGGAAAGGAGAGGATACCGCGTGGAAATCGTCAAAAAGACACTTGACCGCATCTCTGTAG
- a CDS encoding cell division protein FtsQ, with amino-acid sequence MSTLSTRYTLTQSQKMMIFVLSMSLYGLSNMFTELIPSIQLGPIELSVEYFAFIPLTLCMLFHPLYAAVGASVGEIIFGELMLGQFGGIGEVEKFITFSLAMYTAGRMVSDPTNKRQIGIAAMTGVAIHQLLSSIVDVVKVWVGVEELEAVQGLAESIVIIEGVGFLNDVLFSGILFALLPTLYLVPRLYGKIEPLLGMRPRHKDTKYEMSNWLSPKFIIMGVVLALLAVGAEVMSETEWSFGEWELPFAESSENTLIWVSIAAAAVIAIVTISILRSKASKSANRTDTKNA; translated from the coding sequence ATGAGTACGTTGTCTACACGCTATACACTGACACAATCTCAAAAAATGATGATTTTTGTACTGTCGATGTCCTTGTATGGCTTGTCTAACATGTTCACCGAGCTCATACCCAGCATCCAGCTGGGACCGATTGAATTGTCTGTTGAGTATTTTGCATTTATTCCACTCACCCTTTGTATGCTGTTTCATCCTCTTTATGCGGCGGTAGGTGCGTCTGTTGGAGAAATCATCTTCGGTGAGCTGATGCTGGGTCAATTCGGAGGAATTGGCGAAGTAGAAAAATTCATTACTTTCTCCCTTGCGATGTATACAGCTGGCCGAATGGTGTCTGATCCGACGAATAAACGGCAGATTGGGATCGCTGCAATGACAGGAGTCGCTATTCATCAATTGCTGAGTTCTATCGTCGATGTGGTTAAAGTATGGGTTGGGGTAGAGGAACTTGAAGCGGTTCAAGGGCTAGCTGAAAGTATTGTAATCATTGAAGGTGTTGGATTTCTTAACGATGTTTTATTCTCTGGTATTTTGTTTGCACTGCTGCCGACACTGTATCTAGTTCCACGTCTATATGGCAAAATCGAACCGCTTCTTGGAATGAGACCGCGCCACAAAGATACAAAGTATGAGATGTCTAATTGGCTTTCTCCTAAATTTATCATTATGGGCGTAGTACTTGCGCTCCTTGCCGTGGGTGCTGAAGTTATGTCCGAGACGGAATGGAGTTTTGGGGAATGGGAGCTTCCTTTTGCCGAATCTTCGGAAAATACACTGATCTGGGTCAGTATTGCAGCAGCTGCTGTCATCGCTATCGTCACGATTTCTATCCTTCGCAGTAAGGCTTCAAAATCTGCAAACAGGACGGATACGAAAAATGCGTGA
- a CDS encoding MurR/RpiR family transcriptional regulator, translated as MYENWNKKTFSRNQKLLAEFIQRNEQRVLYLTEQEIADELGISIASVSRFWKAVGFLNAKQFKARLRFRLETSPAMKLQETMNLVKELSLPETLLNSSLHHLKETSKRLSPQLLKDASDMIQQARQVYVYSPGPCISLAQLFAFRLRRFGIGIQMMAPSGHELLETLMHASEKDVILVFGFVHLLPEIEVIMDHAQEARYRIILITDRFIYPRLDHADLVLYAGRGEVWEFHSMIAPMYVIENLILHIGMSLPEHHVDKLTHLQQMRVTYASKLPRQ; from the coding sequence ATGTATGAGAATTGGAATAAGAAAACATTTTCAAGAAATCAAAAATTGCTTGCAGAATTTATTCAGCGTAATGAACAGCGTGTGCTCTATTTGACTGAACAAGAAATAGCAGATGAACTTGGAATAAGTATCGCTTCGGTGTCGAGGTTTTGGAAAGCGGTTGGATTTCTAAATGCCAAACAATTCAAAGCAAGACTTCGATTTCGACTGGAAACATCACCCGCGATGAAACTTCAAGAAACGATGAATCTAGTGAAGGAACTTTCCCTGCCGGAGACGCTGTTAAATAGCAGCTTGCACCATTTAAAAGAGACGAGTAAGAGACTTTCTCCTCAGCTGTTAAAGGACGCATCTGACATGATTCAGCAAGCAAGACAAGTATATGTATATAGCCCGGGGCCTTGTATTTCGCTGGCACAATTGTTTGCTTTTCGGTTACGTCGTTTTGGAATAGGCATTCAAATGATGGCGCCGAGCGGTCACGAATTGTTAGAGACCCTTATGCATGCAAGTGAGAAGGATGTCATTCTCGTATTTGGATTTGTTCACCTTCTGCCCGAAATTGAAGTCATTATGGATCATGCGCAAGAGGCTCGTTACCGTATCATCCTAATCACAGATCGTTTCATCTATCCTAGGTTAGATCATGCTGATCTTGTCCTTTATGCAGGGCGAGGCGAAGTTTGGGAATTTCATTCGATGATCGCTCCTATGTATGTAATTGAAAATTTGATTTTACATATTGGGATGAGCCTGCCGGAACATCATGTAGATAAACTAACTCATCTTCAGCAAATGAGAGTTACTTATGCTTCTAAACTTCCTCGGCAATAA